Proteins from a genomic interval of Arachis hypogaea cultivar Tifrunner chromosome 10, arahy.Tifrunner.gnm2.J5K5, whole genome shotgun sequence:
- the LOC112717471 gene encoding uncharacterized protein: MNVKSTFLVPKLNPGEASALFTRVVGIPNENPELSDMLDKYCAGLPMLVLILGKSLRNKSESELKDELQRLGNQEPNEAREDMENYVKKNYDHLASEELKSIFLVSAQISHQSLIADLVKYSYGLGILKGVHTLKEAHDRISKSSIKLLKDSGLMLDCNSIDHFEMHDIVRDAALSIACKERKVFILRNDKLDFWPDKKQLQRLTGIHLHKSHIMVELPKVLNCPQLKFFHIDNDDPSLQIPDRFFERMEDLRVLVLSGFHLSILPSSIECLANLRMLCLEKCTLGNFSIINKLKNLRILSLSGSRIEDWLPELECLCKLQLLDISDCLINRFTRSLSLSSFTSLEELYIRNSLIKLDVEGEVNHSQISILSQVKHLHELNTIDVCIPNAEFLPTDLFFHELNDYKIVIGDFETLSTGDFKMPNKYETSRSLALQLEPDMDIHSLKGVKLLFKEVENLLLGDLHGVQNAFYELNLDGFPYLKHLSTVNNKEIEYIVNSMELSQPQDVFPNLEFLSLFNLINIKKICCSPVTDSSFSRLKTIKVKMCPQLKSIFFLYIVKFLTSLETFDVSKCDSLEAIVGEEGEGSNNKVEFHKLCSLALQDLLSFVSFYNINDREIVPATDEQSATTSVSLFNENVEIPNLETLKLFSIKVHKIWSNPPSNSWFQNLIKLTMEDCCNLTYICSLSVACNLNKLKSISISRCPLMEKLFITEGRKNENSKVRILPELEEIQLSQMEILKDIWPHEDEVSADSFPSLIFVDIRYCNKLEIIFPSHTKCWYLHLKSLKVHRCTLVESIFNIKGSLQQNDTNKSALLEVIDLGDLPYLKQVWSGDPKGVVNFTNLQSIEISSCNTLSNVLQASIAKDLGKLESFSIQYCGNLEEIIACDEGSETTLKFPEVVSMSFRSLPSIRCFYKGRHIVECPNLTQLTMIECPNLEIFKTESANEEQRAFLSAEKVMSNLEHLDIDSKGVEWLMSNTGKYRFTSLKQLYLQDWQSDHDETLYCFLHTIPNLQILYLSDNSNIREFVPSGNTAPKQRLGTVLLLKELTLSAGEMKDIGFERDPALQRSLHRLKLQFCYRLRRLAHSSMSFTHLTYLHVYYCGELKTLMTCSTAKSLVQLTTLKVEYCLQLNEIVTKDEQENDEGIKIVFAKLITIQLEGLSNLTSFCSNSNCEFSVPLLEKLTLRGCPKMKTFTAKHITAPKLQIVLAWERYDEEEKGYWKGDLNATIQMLFTDKVRLELSNYPELKQQWCDKTLVQVNRFQNIKSLVVKRCGYLVHVIPSHLLHCFKNLEDLQVSDCDEVQVIFNMDESNNKQVTKAMGLSRLKKLSLENLPNLEHVWDIDPKGIIHFQALQDLNIDICDSLEYVFPISIAKDLAMNNLSIKNCEQLVKIFAQEKRTSKLNANKVLKAMGMFRLKNLSLGNLPNLEHVWDKDSIEIIHFSALQDLSINKCESLKYVFPTSIAEDLAMLNNLSVEDCEKMVKIFAEDKRTSELGDTKTFELPSLTSLVLREVPMLKYFYPGLQKLQFPKLKELYIQVCKWMILNCQEAEAFVDQQVLLPIQQVNLLFQSLEKLSFDMRGAKLTWEVKSRKLEFEESEEEVLFEEKPKADDVELLSHLDLKGLSISFLFKLKSIGLEHSWIHPILHNIQTLEVKWCWHIKNLVASKVSFSSLTKLVVDYCYGLLYVFTSSTAESLSQLKHMEISNCSSMREIICKEDDESNENIIFEQLQVLHLEELPMLRWFYSGKRTLCFPSLQHLSIVGRTLWRMTTFCPHIHIMNLNSVKLRSGQSYKPYEVQWEDDVDTTIRKMNNKIVPLLFFQSKNVPHIINYIIGMIDKK, from the exons ATGAATGTTAAGTCAACTTTCCTTGTGCCAAAATTAAATCCTGGCGAAGCTTCAGCATTGTTTACGAGGGTGGTGGGAATACCAAATGAAAATCCGGAGTTATCCGATATGCTTGACAAGTATTGTGCAGGGTTACCCATGCTTGTTCTTATACTCGGAAAGTCGTTAAGAAATAAGAGCGAGTCGGAGTTAAAAGATGAACTACAAAGACTCGGAAACCAAGAACCAAATGAAGCAAGAGAGGACATGGAGAATTACGTGAAGAAGAATTATGATCATCTAGCAAGTGAGGAGCTCAAGTCTATTTTTCTAGTCTCTGCTCAAATAAGTCATCAATCACTGATTGCAGACTTGGTGAAGTATTCTTATGGCTTGGGCATACTTAAAGGTGTCCACACACTGAAGGAAGCTCACGACAGAATATCCAAGTCATCAATCAAGTTGTTAAAAGATTCAGGGTTGATGTTGGATTGTAATTCTATTGATCATTTCGAGATGCATGATATAGTTCGAGATGCTGCTCTATCCATAGCATGCAAGGAGCGCAAGGTATTTATCTTGAGAAATGACAAACTAGATTTTTGGCCTGACAAGAAGCAACTTCAGAGGCTTACTGGAATTCATCTACACAAGAGTCATATCATGGTTGAACTCCCAAAAGTTTTGAACTGCCCTCAACTCAAATTCTTCCATATCGACAATGATGATCCAAGTTTGCAAATACCAGACAGATTTTTTGAAAGAATGGAAGATCTCAGAGTATTAGTATTATCAGGATTCCATCTATCAATTCTGCCGTCTTCAATTGAATGCTTAGCAAACCTCAGAATGCTTTGCTTGGAGAAATGCACTCTTGGTAACTTTTCAattataaataaactaaaaaatttaagaattctTAGCCTTTCAGGATCTAGAATTGAAGATTGGCTACCAGAGTTAGAGTGCTTATGCAAGTTACAGTTGCTAGACATTAGCGACTGTTTAATAAACAGATTTACTCGATCTCTTTCTTTATCAAGCTTCACCAGTTTGGAGGAACTGTATATAAGAAACAGCTTGATAAAACTGGACGTGGAGGGAGAAGTAAATCATAGTCAAATTTCAATTCTTTCTCAGGTGAAACATTTGCATGAATTGAATACTATAGATGTTTGCATCCCCAATGCTGAGTTTTTGCCAACAGACTTGTTCTTTCACGAGTTGAATGATTACAAGATTGTGATTGGAGACTTTGAGACACTTTCCACTGGAGATTTCAAGATGCCCAACAAATATGAAACTTCAAGATCATTGGCACTGCAGCTAGAACCTGACATGGATATTCACTCTCTCAAAGGAGTTAAATTGTTATTCAAAGAAGTGGAGAATTTGCTATTGGGAGATCTGCATGGAGTTCAAAATGCATTTTATGAGCTAAATTTGGATGGATTTCCATATTTGAAACACTTGTCGacagtaaataacaaagaaattgAATATATTGTGAATTCAATGGAGTTGTCACAACCTCAAGATGTGTTTCCCAATTTGGAGTTTCTTAGCCTCTTCAACCTAATTAACATAAAGAAGATATGTTGTAGTCCTGTTACAGATTCATCATTCTCTAGACTAAAGACAATCAAAGTGAAAATGTGCCCCCAATTGAAGAGCATATTCTTTCTTTACATTGTTAAATTTCTTACTAGTCTAGAAACATTTGATGTCTCTAAATGTGATTCTTTAGAGGCAATTGTTGGTGAGGAAGGAGAAGGATCCAACAATAAGGTTGAGTTTCACAAGTTATGCTCTTTGGCACTACAAGATTTACTGTCATTTGTCAGTTTTTACAATATCAATGACAGGGAAATTGTCCCAGCAACGGATGAGCAGAGTGCCACAACTTCAGTTTCTCTCTTTAATGAAAAT GTGGAAATTCCAAACTTAGAAACTTTGAAGTTGTTTTCAATCAAGGTTCACAAGATATGGAGCAATCCACCTTCAAATAGTTGGTTTCAGAACTTGATAAAGTTAACTATGGAAGACTGTTGTAACTTGACATATATATGTTCATTGTCTGTGGCTTGCAATCTCAATAAATTAAAAAGCATTTCTATAAGTAGGTGTCCATTGATGGAAAAGTTATTCATCACAGAAGGAAGAAAGAATGAGAATTCAAAG GTTCGTATCCTTCCTGAGTTAGAGGAAATCCAGCTGAGTCAAATggagattttaaaagatatatggCCACATGAAGACGAAGTCAGTGCAGATTCATTTCCAAGTCTCATTTTTGTTGATATTAGATATTGCAATAAGCTTGAAATCATTTTCCCTAGTCACACGAAATGCTGGTATTTGCATTTGAAAAGCTTAAAGGTTCATCGGTGCACGTTGGTGGAATCCATTTTTAATATCAAAGGTTCTCTGCAACAAAATGACACAAATAAATCTGCATTATTGGAGGTTATTGATTTGGGTGATCTCCCTTATCTAAAGCAAGTATGGAGTGGAGATCCAAAAGGAGTGGTTAACTTCACAAatctgcagagcatagagatttcTTCATGTAACACATTGAGCAATGTGTTGCAAGCATCTATAGCCAAGGATCTGGGAAAACTAGAAAGCTTTTCGATACAATATTGTGGTAATTTGGAAGAAATCATTGCGTGTGATGAAGGATCAGAAACAACATTGAAGTTTCCTGAAGTAGTCTCCATGTCATTTAGGAGCTTACCAAGCATCCGATGTTTCTACAAAGGGAGACATATTGTAGAGTGTCCAAACTTGACGCAACTGACAATGATTGAGTGTCCAAATCTGGAAATATTCAAAACAGAAAGTGCCAATGAAGAACAAAGAGCATTCTTATCGGCTGAAAAG GTAATGTCCAACTTGGAGCATCTGGATATCGACTCTAAAGGAGTAGAGTGGTTAATGAGCAACACAGGCAAGTACCGCTTTACCTCTTTGAAACAACTTTACTTGCAGGATTGGCAGAGTGATCATGACGAGACTCTATACTGCTTCCTCCACACCATTCCTAATCTACAAATCTTGTACTTGAGTGATAATTCTAACATTAGAGAGTTCGTGCCAAGTGGAAACACCGCACCGAAGCAAAGATTGGGAACCGTATTGCTACTTAAGGAATTAACTTTGTCGGCAGGAGAGATGAAGGATATTGGATTTGAAAGAGATCCTGCTCTTCAGAGATCACTGCACCGCCTGAAATTGCAATTCTGCTACAGATTGAGGAGATTGGCACATTCCTCGATGTCCTTCACTCACTTGACATACTTGCATGTATATTATTGTGGTGAATTGAAAACTCTAATGACATGCTCAACAGCAAAGAGCTTGGTTCAACTCACCACCTTGAAGGTAGAGTATTGTCTTCAATTAAATGAAATAGTTACCAAGGATGAGCAGGAAAATGACGAGGGGATTAAAATTGTCTTTGCCAAGTTGATAACTATACAACTTGAAGGACTAAGCAACCTCACAAGTTTCTGTAGCAACTCAAATTGTGAGTTTTCGGTGCCATTGTTGGAAAAATTGACTCTGAGAGGATGTCCCAAGATGAAAACGTTCACCGCAAAGCACATAACAGCGCCCAAGCTACAAATCGTACTTGCCTGGGAAAGATATGATGAGGAAGAGAAAGGGTATTGGAAAGGAGACCTGAATGCCACCATTCAAATGCTGTTTACGGATAAG GTTCGTTTGGAACTTTCAAATTATCCAGAGTTAAAACAACAATGGTGTGACAAAACCTTGGTGCAAGTGAACAGGTTTCAGAATATAAAATCTTTGGTTGTGAAGAGATGTGGTTATCTTGTGCATGTAATTCCATCTCATTTGCTTCATTGCTTTAAGAATTTGGAAGATCTGCAAGTATCCGATTGCGATGAAGTGCAAGTCATCTTTAATATGGATGAGAGTAACAATAAGCAGGTGACAAAAGCAATGGGGTTGTCTCGTTTGAAAAAATTATCTTTAGAGAATCTACCAAATTTGGAACATGTATGGGACATAGATCCCAAAGGAATTATTCACTTTCAAGCTCTGCAAGATTTGAACATTGATATATGTGATAGTCTTGAGTATGTGTTTCCAATATCCATTGCTAAAGACCTCGCCATGAACAATCTTTCAATAAAAAACTGTGAGCAGTTGGTAAAAATATTTGCACAGGAGAAAAGAACATCAAAATTGAATGCCAATAAGGTCCTAAAAGCAATGGGTATGTTCCGTCTGAAAAATTTGTCATTAGGAAATCTACCAAATTTGGAACATGTATGGGACAAAGATTCAATTGAAATTATTCACTTTTCTGCTCTGCAAGATTTAAGCATTAACAAATGTGAGAGTTTGAAATATGTGTTTCCAACatctattgctgaagaccttgcCATGCTGAATAATCTTTCAGTAGAAGACTGTGAGAAAATGGTAAAAATCTTTGCAGAAGATAAAAGAACTTCAGAATTAGGAGACACCAAAACATTTGAGCTTCCTTCTTTGACTTCACTAGTGCTAAGAGAGGTGCCAATGCTCAAATACTTTTATCCGGGACTACAAAAGCTTCAATTTCCGAAGCTAAAAGAACTATATATACAAGTCTGTAAATGGATGATACTCAATTGTCAAGAGGCAGAGGCTTTTGTAGATCAGCAGGTTCTACTTCCAATCCAGCAG GTTAATCTCCTATTTCAGAGCTTGGAGAAATTATCATTTGATATGAGAGGCGCCAAGTTGACTTGGGAAGTAAAATCTCGAAAACTTGAATTTGAAGAGTCAGAAGAAGAGGTGCTATTTGAGGAAAAACCTAAGGCTGATGATGTTGAACTCCTATCGCATCTCGATCTCAAAGGGTTAAGcatctcttttctttttaaacTCAAATCCATTGGTTTGGAGCACTCTTGGATACACCCCATCCTTCATAATATCCAAACATTGGAAGTGAAGTGGTGTTGGCATATAAAGAACTTAGTAGCAAGCAAGGTGTCTTTCTCTAGTCTGACGAAATTGGTTGTAGATTATTGCTATGGTTTGTTGTATGTGTTCACATCTTCAACAGCAGAAAGTTTGAGTCAACTCAAGCATATGGAGATAAGCAATTGTAGTTCAATGCGAGAGATAATATGcaaagaggatgatgaatctaATGAGAACATAATATTTGAGCAGCTTCAGGTTTTGCATCTTGAAGAGCTGCCAATGCTGAGATGGTTTTACTCAGGCAAACGTACTTTGTGTTTTCCATCATTGCAACACTTATCCATCGTTGGCCGCACACTCTGGAGGATGACAACATTCTGTCCCCACATCCACATAATGAATCTAAATTCAGTCAAGTTGCGCTCAGGACAAAGCTATAAACCATATGAAGTCCAATGGGAAGATGATGTTGATACCACCATTCGCAAAATGAATAACAAAATAGTACCTCTTTTATTCTTTCAAAGTAAAAATGTCCCTCATATTATAAACTACATAATTGGAATGAtagacaaaaaataa
- the LOC140175625 gene encoding disease resistance protein SUMM2-like, with the protein MGNLACKPLEKVIDLLLEASIRQLDYIIYYEDHVKNIKELDEKLEKNELTVKHLVDAAKNNAEEITPTAEGWLKKVAEKREESKEFHDDKMLESKTSCFSGGCSSGALPFLWHRRQLGRKAKKILAPSIDNLNKEFSQVTKAISGGPKVLKIADSNRYHEFESRKGIIDKIMEKLKDSRVRMVGLHGPSGVGKTSLLYKIAEQATCNTILFEKVAWATVKKDPDLRKVQQDIADHFGLTFANEGDDRRAARLRDVLKQKNTLVILDDLWDKLDLNKIGIPFDDDNVSSDVMHNQRNEAK; encoded by the coding sequence ATGGGGAACCTTGCGTGTAAACCACTAGAAAAAGTGATTGACTTACTCCTTGAAGCGAGTATTCGCCAGCTTGATTATATTATCTATTACGAAGATCACGTTAAGAATATAAAAGAACTCGATGAGAAGCTTGAGAAGAATGAGCTAACAGTGAAGCACCTTGTTGACGCTGCAAAAAATAATGCAGAAGAAATCACACCAACTGCTGAAGGTTGGCTTAAGAAGGTGGCGGAAAAGAGGGAAGAAAGTAAGGAGTTTCACGATGACAAAATGCTTGAATCCAAGACAAGTTGCTTTAGCGGGGGGTGCTCTAGCGGGGCTCTGCCTTTCTTGTGGCACAGGCGTCAACTTggcaggaaagcaaagaagataTTGGCACCCAGTATTGACAATCTAAATAAGGAATTTTCCCAAGTTACAAAAGCGATTTCTGGTGGTCCAAAAGTTCTAAAGATTGCGGATAGCAATCGCTATCATGAGTTTGAATCAAGAAAGGGTATAATCGACAAGATCATGGAGAAATTAAAAGATTCGAGGGTGAGGATGGTTGGGCTGCATGGGCCTAGTGGTGTGGGCAAGACTTCTCTGCTCTACAAAATTGCAGAGCAAGCTACTTGCAATACAATACTGTTTGAGAAGGTGGCCTGGGCAACCGTAAAGAAAGATCCAGACCTTCGAAAAGTTCAGCAAGATATCGCCGACCATTTTGGATTGACTTTTGCAAATGAAGGTGACGACAGGCGAGCAGCTCGTTTGAGAGATGTGTTGAAGCAGAAGAATACCCTTGTGATCCTTGATGACCTTTGGGATAAACTGGATTTGAACAAGATAGGGATTCCATTTGATGATGACAATGTTTCAAGTGATGTCATGCACAATCAAAGAAATGAGGCAAAATAG